One window of the Chryseobacterium camelliae genome contains the following:
- a CDS encoding DUF4252 domain-containing protein, translated as MNIFKNTVLAILALWMLQSCMISEKPNMAFFNDSGYDFKEAKFVSINVPMFLAKPYIKKALKEDGDDEELWRMVKKISKIRVMTVENGDRRMLKDFAGYLNNNHYEDWATIKHDGDNVNIRVKQKGDAIKNMLITVNSDKDLVFVDVRGNFTANDISRMINSASDK; from the coding sequence ATGAATATTTTTAAAAATACAGTTCTTGCCATACTTGCTCTCTGGATGCTCCAGTCCTGCATGATTTCGGAAAAACCCAATATGGCATTCTTTAATGATTCCGGTTACGATTTCAAAGAAGCTAAGTTTGTTAGCATCAATGTTCCGATGTTCCTGGCCAAGCCCTACATTAAAAAAGCATTGAAGGAAGACGGTGATGACGAAGAGCTGTGGCGGATGGTGAAGAAAATATCAAAAATAAGAGTAATGACTGTGGAAAACGGAGACCGGAGAATGCTGAAGGATTTCGCAGGTTACCTGAACAACAATCATTATGAAGATTGGGCAACGATCAAACATGACGGCGATAATGTCAACATCAGGGTAAAGCAGAAAGGCGATGCTATAAAGAATATGCTGATTACCGTCAATTCAGATAAAGATCTTGTATTTGTTGATGTTAGAGGGAATTTTACAGCCAATGATATTTCAAGAATGATCAATTCGGCTTCTGACAAATAA
- a CDS encoding GEVED domain-containing protein encodes MKRTIIYGAFLFSLTLTAQQQQRLCGFDQTIKEQDRNNPGLRQAFDKIIRNIQSHQKTGTAPAFGKSVNGVYEIPVVVHVIHPNGAAIGSTYNKSDAQIQAWLDRTNQMYAGTYAWPANAVPADFGTSAVLPVKLVLAKRDPNCNATTGIVRYNGGSLTGYDGSGMAYQTANGASMNAIKSLAPHWPETSYFNIYVISMFDGFASPNSGLMGFAAFPNTADPYYESFMKSGVVTNDHDTTFAHEFGHAMGLYHTFQGGNYEAQPGDPDYCPPTTGTCEDDDDGICDTERAGSGYTLWPVPTNSQINTCTGTNYQGVQYNTMNYTNSVAQKFTQGQGQRIKDFFMLIRSSLTTSKGATALPATSINTLPVAACIPTGIANSSAAGAFLVGPTSVKLGQINNESAASWAGAPEYYIDYTTKACLTNSHTTLTVNQPQTVEVGFINAIDVDPSIRVWIDYNNNGSFESSELVASGTDVAASASGYGNFTATFTPPATAVMNTPLRMRVLSDILSPSSFAACGQLGYGQIEDYSVTLVSNLATNEVKADTDNWVVYPNPSTAGEKLYLKTKNAKNLMVTVSDMSGRLIEKPSLSEEGTGTLRINHHLEKGVYMLQVSDGKESKSSRLIIK; translated from the coding sequence ATGAAAAGAACAATTATTTATGGAGCATTTTTATTCTCCTTGACATTAACGGCTCAGCAGCAGCAAAGACTGTGTGGTTTCGATCAGACGATTAAAGAACAGGACAGGAATAATCCAGGATTAAGACAAGCCTTTGATAAGATTATCCGGAATATTCAGAGTCATCAGAAGACAGGTACTGCTCCGGCTTTCGGCAAATCAGTCAATGGCGTATATGAAATTCCTGTGGTTGTCCATGTAATTCATCCTAACGGAGCAGCAATTGGGAGTACATATAACAAGTCAGATGCGCAGATCCAGGCATGGCTTGATCGTACCAATCAGATGTATGCCGGAACTTATGCATGGCCTGCTAATGCTGTGCCGGCAGATTTTGGGACCTCCGCGGTTCTTCCTGTGAAGCTGGTGTTGGCCAAGAGAGATCCGAACTGTAATGCGACTACAGGTATTGTAAGGTATAACGGAGGTTCTCTAACAGGATATGATGGTTCCGGAATGGCTTACCAGACGGCTAATGGGGCTTCTATGAATGCGATCAAAAGTCTTGCTCCTCACTGGCCTGAAACATCTTACTTCAATATTTATGTCATCAGTATGTTTGATGGGTTTGCAAGCCCAAACTCAGGTTTGATGGGTTTTGCGGCATTTCCGAATACTGCAGATCCTTATTATGAATCATTTATGAAATCAGGCGTTGTTACCAACGACCATGATACTACTTTTGCACACGAATTCGGACATGCAATGGGGTTGTACCATACTTTTCAGGGAGGGAATTATGAGGCACAGCCCGGAGATCCTGATTATTGCCCGCCAACTACCGGAACATGTGAAGACGATGATGACGGGATATGCGATACGGAAAGAGCGGGAAGCGGCTATACGCTTTGGCCGGTTCCTACCAACTCCCAGATTAATACTTGTACCGGTACAAACTATCAGGGAGTACAATACAATACGATGAACTATACTAATTCTGTTGCTCAGAAATTTACACAAGGGCAGGGACAAAGGATTAAAGATTTTTTCATGCTGATCAGAAGCAGCCTTACGACATCTAAAGGAGCTACGGCTCTTCCTGCAACGTCAATTAATACATTACCTGTTGCTGCATGTATTCCTACAGGTATTGCCAATTCAAGTGCTGCCGGAGCCTTCCTGGTAGGTCCCACTTCTGTAAAATTGGGCCAGATCAATAATGAATCAGCCGCCTCATGGGCCGGTGCACCTGAGTATTATATAGATTATACCACAAAAGCTTGTCTTACAAACTCCCATACTACATTAACTGTAAACCAGCCACAAACAGTTGAAGTAGGATTTATCAATGCAATAGATGTAGATCCCTCCATTAGAGTCTGGATTGATTATAACAATAATGGCAGTTTTGAATCATCTGAACTGGTAGCATCCGGTACTGATGTAGCTGCATCAGCCAGTGGTTACGGTAATTTTACAGCTACATTTACCCCGCCTGCCACTGCAGTTATGAATACCCCGCTTAGAATGCGTGTGTTATCTGATATTCTGAGCCCGAGTTCTTTTGCTGCATGCGGGCAGTTGGGGTATGGTCAGATAGAAGATTATTCGGTAACCTTAGTTTCTAATCTTGCAACTAACGAAGTAAAAGCAGATACAGACAATTGGGTGGTCTATCCTAATCCAAGCACAGCCGGTGAGAAACTGTACCTTAAGACCAAAAATGCTAAAAATCTTATGGTTACCGTATCAGATATGTCAGGAAGGTTGATCGAAAAGCCATCGTTGTCTGAAGAAGGAACCGGAACACTGAGAATTAACCACCATCTTGAGAAAGGAGTATATATGCTTCAGGTTTCAGACGGTAAAGAAAGCAAGAGTTCCAGATTGATTATTAAATAA
- a CDS encoding DUF4407 domain-containing protein, with protein MKNSQQTINQPSHSINWFQKFLMICSGGNIHILRKTPSEWNKFAGIGGIVLFTAVFATLSAGYAMYTVFDHIWAAIGFGILWGLMIFNLDRYIVSSIKKTGTWWNQILMAIPRLILATFLGIIISKPLELKIFEKEVNKQLNTIIQRNKKQLQGEMNGRILQQSGPFETEKKQISDKIAQYQKSYDSASVELEKEILGKQSGLTSGKEGFGPNAKRKQELKEQRRQDLENYQKQAAPRMAYLDKEISKVYTNLETERKSTETFEDKFNGFAARLQALDELGKNSAIIGLAATFIMGLFICLEISPVLVKLISHIGPYDYLLEKTENDFRLYAKEKIEKGNALTDYRIDDFKDQLSK; from the coding sequence ATGAAAAACAGCCAACAAACTATAAATCAACCCAGTCATTCTATTAACTGGTTTCAGAAGTTCCTGATGATCTGCTCAGGAGGAAACATCCATATCCTGCGGAAAACCCCCAGTGAATGGAATAAATTTGCCGGTATCGGCGGCATTGTCCTGTTTACCGCAGTATTCGCAACCCTCTCTGCAGGCTATGCCATGTATACTGTCTTCGACCATATCTGGGCGGCTATTGGGTTCGGTATCTTATGGGGACTGATGATCTTTAACCTGGACCGCTATATCGTTTCTTCCATCAAAAAAACAGGAACCTGGTGGAACCAGATCCTCATGGCTATACCGAGGTTAATACTGGCTACTTTTTTAGGAATTATCATTTCCAAACCTTTGGAGCTTAAAATTTTTGAAAAAGAGGTTAATAAACAATTAAATACCATTATTCAGAGAAACAAGAAACAGCTTCAGGGAGAAATGAACGGAAGGATCCTTCAGCAGAGCGGACCTTTCGAGACCGAGAAAAAGCAGATTTCGGATAAGATTGCCCAATACCAGAAATCATACGATTCTGCTTCTGTGGAACTTGAAAAGGAAATTTTAGGAAAGCAGTCCGGATTGACCAGCGGTAAAGAAGGTTTCGGACCCAATGCCAAAAGGAAACAGGAGCTGAAAGAACAGCGACGTCAGGACCTTGAAAATTACCAGAAACAGGCAGCCCCCCGAATGGCCTACCTGGATAAGGAAATCTCAAAAGTGTATACTAACCTGGAAACAGAAAGAAAATCTACAGAAACTTTTGAAGATAAGTTCAACGGATTTGCCGCAAGGCTGCAGGCTTTGGATGAACTGGGAAAGAACTCTGCCATCATAGGACTCGCCGCCACTTTTATTATGGGGCTTTTCATCTGCCTGGAAATATCTCCCGTTCTGGTTAAGCTGATTTCCCATATAGGACCCTATGATTACCTGCTGGAAAAAACCGAGAACGATTTCCGCCTCTACGCTAAGGAGAAAATTGAAAAAGGCAATGCGCTTACGGATTACCGGATTGATGATTTTAAGGATCAACTGAGTAAATGA
- the guaB gene encoding IMP dehydrogenase, translating into MSIHNKIVETAITFDDVLLVPAYSEVLPNQVSLKSRLTDKITLNVPIVSAAMDTVTEAELAIALARVGGLGFIHKNMTIAEQAAQVNRVKRSENGMISDPVTLSKDHTLGEARELMAKYKISGLPVVDPDNILIGIITNRDVKYQENLDMKVEDIMTKDNLITSDKNTNLEKAKEILLKNRVEKLPIVDASNKLVGLITIKDIDNQLEYPNANKDQNGRLIVGAGVGVGEDTLERIEALVKAGVDIIGIDSAHGHSKGVLDKISEIRKAYPDLDIVGGNIVTAEAAEDLIKAGANVLKVGVGPGSICTTRVVAGVGVPQLSAIYNVYEYARSKNVTVIADGGIKLSGDIVKAIASGAGAVMLGSLLAGTDEAPGEEIIFQGRKFKTYQGMGSLSAMKRGGKERYFQSEAKKFVPEGIEGRVPSKGKLEDVIFQLTGGLRAGMGYCGAKDVEALQKDTKMVMITGSGLKESHPHDVIITQEAPNYSL; encoded by the coding sequence ATGTCTATTCATAACAAAATTGTAGAGACAGCCATCACTTTCGATGACGTTCTTCTAGTCCCTGCTTATTCAGAAGTTTTACCTAATCAGGTTTCATTAAAATCAAGACTTACCGACAAAATCACCCTCAATGTTCCGATTGTTTCCGCTGCCATGGACACCGTAACGGAAGCTGAGCTGGCCATTGCTCTGGCAAGAGTGGGAGGATTGGGTTTCATCCATAAAAATATGACCATCGCTGAACAGGCAGCACAGGTAAACCGGGTAAAGCGTTCCGAAAACGGAATGATCTCAGATCCTGTTACGCTTTCCAAAGATCATACTCTGGGAGAAGCCAGAGAACTGATGGCAAAATATAAAATTTCCGGATTACCGGTAGTGGATCCAGACAATATCCTGATCGGTATTATTACCAACAGGGATGTAAAATACCAGGAAAACCTTGACATGAAGGTAGAAGACATCATGACTAAGGATAACCTGATCACTTCCGATAAAAATACCAACCTGGAGAAAGCAAAGGAAATCCTTCTTAAGAACAGAGTGGAAAAACTTCCGATTGTGGATGCTTCCAATAAATTAGTGGGATTGATTACCATTAAAGATATCGACAATCAGCTTGAATACCCGAATGCCAATAAAGACCAGAACGGACGCCTTATTGTAGGAGCCGGTGTTGGAGTAGGTGAAGATACCCTTGAAAGAATCGAAGCTTTGGTGAAAGCCGGAGTGGACATCATCGGGATTGATTCTGCACACGGGCATTCAAAAGGTGTACTGGATAAAATTTCTGAAATCAGGAAAGCATATCCTGACCTGGATATCGTAGGAGGAAATATTGTGACGGCTGAAGCTGCTGAAGACCTGATTAAGGCCGGAGCCAATGTCCTTAAAGTAGGGGTTGGACCTGGATCTATCTGTACGACAAGGGTGGTCGCCGGAGTTGGTGTGCCTCAGCTGTCTGCCATTTATAATGTATACGAATACGCACGGTCTAAAAATGTAACGGTAATTGCCGATGGTGGAATCAAACTTTCAGGAGATATCGTAAAAGCAATTGCAAGCGGTGCAGGAGCAGTAATGCTGGGCTCTCTTTTAGCCGGTACAGATGAAGCACCGGGTGAAGAAATCATTTTCCAGGGCAGGAAATTCAAAACCTACCAGGGTATGGGAAGCCTTTCAGCCATGAAAAGAGGCGGAAAAGAAAGGTATTTCCAGAGTGAAGCCAAGAAATTCGTTCCGGAAGGCATTGAAGGTCGTGTACCGAGCAAAGGAAAACTGGAAGACGTTATTTTCCAGCTGACAGGCGGACTCAGAGCCGGAATGGGGTATTGCGGAGCCAAAGATGTTGAAGCATTGCAGAAAGATACCAAAATGGTGATGATTACAGGAAGCGGACTGAAAGAGTCGCATCCGCATGATGTAATCATTACTCAGGAAGCCCCGAATTATTCCTTGTAA
- a CDS encoding GEVED domain-containing protein: MKRTIIYGALLFSLSLTAQQHKICGFDQTIEEQDRQNPGMREAFEKIVKNIKAEKASNPSAASAKLVNGVYEIPVVVHVVYPNGAAIGSTYNKSDAQIQAWLDRANQMYAGTYAWPANGVPADFGTSAVFPIKLVLAKRDPNCNATTGIIRYNGNSLSGYNTYGMAYQTNNGASRTAIKGLAPHWPEASYFNIYVISTFDGSPSPNSGLMGFAAFPNNLDANYESFMKSGVVTNAHDTTFAHEFGHAMGLYHTFDGGNYAAVPGDLDYCPPTTGVCEDDDDGICDTEYSGSGYTLWPVPTNSEINPCSWLNYQGVQYNMMNYSNSVAQKFTAGQGESIDNYFMIFRGSLTTSKGATALPSTAAPSILPVASTCNPTGMSAAGNFLAGPTLVKLGQINNESQGYSQIHPKYYVDYTLNGCLANAHTSLTVNQQQTITVEFLKVTSANQSIRVWIDYNNNGTFETSELVASGNNVAAGAGGFGTFTANFTPPSTAVMNTPLRMRVLADMNNPNSYSPCGQLGSGQIEDYSVTLVSNLATNDVKADTDNWVIYPNPSTAGEKLYIKTKNAKNLMVTVSDMSGRLIEKPSLSKEGTGTLRINHHLEKGVYMLQISDGKESKSSKLIIK; encoded by the coding sequence ATGAAAAGAACAATTATTTATGGAGCACTTTTATTCTCTCTGTCATTAACGGCTCAGCAGCATAAGATATGTGGTTTTGACCAGACTATTGAGGAACAGGACAGGCAAAATCCTGGAATGAGAGAAGCATTTGAGAAAATTGTTAAAAATATTAAAGCAGAAAAGGCCAGCAATCCTTCTGCAGCTTCTGCCAAACTCGTTAATGGAGTATATGAAATTCCTGTTGTTGTTCACGTAGTCTATCCAAATGGTGCTGCTATTGGAAGTACATATAATAAGTCTGATGCCCAGATTCAAGCCTGGCTTGACCGTGCTAATCAAATGTATGCTGGAACTTATGCATGGCCAGCTAACGGTGTACCAGCAGATTTTGGAACTTCTGCAGTCTTCCCTATAAAACTTGTCCTTGCTAAAAGGGATCCAAATTGTAATGCTACAACAGGAATTATAAGATATAATGGTAATTCATTAAGTGGTTATAATACTTATGGAATGGCATACCAGACAAACAACGGGGCAAGTAGGACTGCTATTAAAGGATTGGCTCCACACTGGCCCGAAGCATCATATTTCAATATATATGTAATTAGTACTTTTGATGGAAGTCCTTCTCCAAACTCTGGACTGATGGGATTTGCTGCTTTCCCCAATAATTTAGATGCAAATTATGAGTCATTTATGAAATCCGGGGTAGTAACTAATGCTCATGATACCACTTTTGCCCATGAATTCGGTCATGCGATGGGATTATACCATACTTTTGATGGAGGTAATTATGCGGCCGTTCCTGGTGATTTGGATTATTGTCCGCCAACGACCGGAGTTTGTGAGGATGATGATGATGGTATCTGCGACACAGAATACTCGGGCAGTGGGTATACGCTTTGGCCGGTACCTACAAATTCTGAAATTAATCCTTGTAGTTGGCTTAATTATCAAGGAGTACAGTACAATATGATGAATTATTCTAATTCTGTTGCACAAAAATTTACAGCAGGACAAGGAGAAAGTATAGATAACTATTTTATGATCTTCAGAGGAAGCTTAACAACTTCAAAGGGAGCAACTGCTTTACCAAGTACAGCAGCCCCTTCAATTCTGCCTGTTGCATCAACCTGTAATCCTACAGGAATGTCTGCGGCTGGAAATTTCCTTGCTGGCCCCACTTTGGTTAAGTTAGGACAGATCAATAATGAATCACAGGGATATTCGCAGATTCATCCAAAGTATTATGTGGATTATACTTTAAATGGATGCTTAGCTAATGCGCATACTTCTTTAACGGTAAATCAACAACAGACCATTACTGTGGAGTTTTTAAAGGTAACCTCTGCAAATCAGTCTATCAGAGTATGGATCGACTACAATAACAATGGAACATTTGAAACTTCAGAATTAGTTGCATCTGGAAATAATGTGGCAGCAGGCGCAGGAGGTTTTGGAACCTTCACTGCGAACTTTACTCCCCCCTCAACGGCTGTAATGAATACTCCTCTCCGTATGAGGGTTTTGGCTGATATGAATAACCCAAATTCCTATTCTCCTTGTGGGCAACTGGGATCCGGACAAATAGAAGATTATTCAGTAACCTTAGTCTCTAACCTTGCAACTAACGATGTGAAAGCAGATACAGACAATTGGGTGATCTATCCTAATCCAAGCACAGCCGGAGAGAAACTGTACATTAAGACTAAAAATGCTAAAAATCTTATGGTTACCGTATCTGATATGTCAGGAAGGTTAATTGAAAAACCATCTTTGTCTAAAGAAGGAACCGGAACGCTGAGAATTAACCACCATCTTGAAAAAGGAGTATATATGCTTCAGATTTCAGACGGCAAAGAAAGCAAGAGTTCCAAACTGATCATTAAATAA
- a CDS encoding DUF2931 family protein, translated as MNLKINLMKGNRIVLNWLSLILVLSVLMSSCQKTKYQWEPGISAPKYYPIGGKISFGNAGNGSNIAFDSGWGKEYGGVVSGSKCKEIPKDVYIDYYSVVDSKDFKGKVFLDQKKILDLFRKYNINDDNFAHLVVGMAPGGWIRVWFKTIGKQIEVAKAQLKGYKNDKVGLGLKTKDFETWGSYYTYWQHHGIPYEAWANNEKEYYYDIKFVTQNKNAKLDRSYVVSADGWYSSFYTEKLSEDINDVSNNGSKGKIPVHLSVSWQDKSTGTYYDTNIVMPKTLKRLFDETYQANEKLAYSNFIIELENDKQHVVVYLKTKDKIIKLLRFKGEISSKENQDFGDYAYAEEIEYFIP; from the coding sequence ATGAATTTAAAGATCAACCTTATGAAAGGCAATCGTATAGTCCTAAATTGGCTGTCTTTGATACTCGTCCTTAGCGTATTAATGTCTTCATGTCAGAAAACAAAATATCAATGGGAGCCTGGTATTTCGGCTCCCAAGTATTATCCTATTGGAGGAAAAATAAGTTTTGGTAATGCTGGAAATGGTAGTAATATCGCATTTGATAGTGGCTGGGGTAAAGAATATGGAGGTGTAGTTTCAGGAAGTAAATGCAAAGAAATTCCAAAAGATGTATACATAGATTATTATAGTGTCGTTGATTCAAAAGATTTTAAAGGAAAGGTTTTTCTTGATCAAAAGAAAATACTAGACTTGTTTAGAAAATATAATATTAATGATGATAATTTCGCTCATTTGGTTGTGGGTATGGCACCAGGAGGTTGGATACGGGTTTGGTTTAAGACAATTGGTAAACAGATTGAAGTAGCAAAAGCCCAGTTAAAAGGATACAAAAATGATAAAGTTGGACTTGGATTAAAAACAAAAGATTTTGAAACATGGGGAAGTTATTATACCTACTGGCAACATCATGGTATTCCTTATGAAGCATGGGCTAACAACGAAAAGGAATATTATTATGATATAAAATTTGTGACACAAAATAAAAATGCAAAATTAGACAGGAGTTACGTTGTTTCAGCAGATGGGTGGTATTCTTCATTTTACACCGAAAAACTATCAGAAGATATTAATGATGTTAGTAATAATGGCTCCAAAGGTAAAATTCCGGTACATTTATCGGTTTCATGGCAGGATAAATCCACTGGAACATATTATGATACTAATATAGTAATGCCTAAAACATTAAAAAGATTATTTGATGAGACTTATCAGGCGAATGAGAAACTAGCGTATAGTAATTTCATTATCGAGTTGGAAAATGATAAACAGCATGTTGTTGTTTATTTAAAGACAAAAGATAAAATCATCAAGCTTTTAAGATTCAAAGGAGAAATCTCATCTAAAGAGAATCAGGATTTTGGTGACTATGCTTATGCTGAAGAAATAGAATATTTTATTCCTTAA
- a CDS encoding DUF2931 family protein produces MSAPRFYLIGDVKVNFGNAGQGSITNFDSGWGNEYGGVVSGDKYKEIPKDVFIHYSSAAENYTYEGKVNLPQKEILDLFRKYKINDVNFAHLVVGMAPGGWVRIWFTTVDKQIEVGKAKLKGQYDNMADEQYKTKNVENWGKYYTYWQHHGIPYEAWANNEKEYYYDIKFVTQNKDAKLDRSYVVSADGWYSSFYTEKLSEDINDVSNNGSKGKIPVHLSVSWQDKSTGTYYDINIVMPKTLKRLFDKTYQANDKLAYSNFIIELENDKQHAVVYLQTKDKVIKLLRFKGKISSKDKQDFGDYAYAEEIECFIP; encoded by the coding sequence ATCTCGGCTCCCAGATTTTACCTTATAGGAGATGTAAAAGTAAATTTTGGTAATGCTGGGCAGGGGAGCATTACTAATTTTGATAGTGGCTGGGGAAATGAATATGGGGGTGTAGTTTCAGGAGATAAATATAAAGAAATCCCAAAAGATGTTTTTATACATTATAGCAGTGCTGCAGAGAACTATACTTATGAAGGTAAAGTAAATCTTCCGCAAAAAGAAATTCTCGATTTGTTCAGAAAATATAAGATCAATGATGTCAATTTTGCTCACTTAGTGGTTGGGATGGCTCCGGGAGGATGGGTAAGAATATGGTTTACTACAGTTGATAAACAGATTGAAGTGGGAAAAGCAAAATTAAAAGGACAGTATGATAATATGGCCGATGAACAGTATAAAACTAAAAATGTTGAAAATTGGGGTAAATATTATACCTACTGGCAACATCATGGTATTCCCTATGAAGCTTGGGCTAATAATGAAAAGGAATATTATTATGATATAAAATTTGTGACACAAAATAAGGATGCAAAATTAGACAGGAGTTACGTTGTTTCAGCAGATGGGTGGTATTCTTCATTTTACACCGAAAAACTATCAGAAGATATTAATGACGTTAGTAATAATGGTTCCAAAGGTAAGATTCCGGTACATTTATCAGTTTCATGGCAGGATAAATCCACTGGAACATATTATGATATTAACATAGTAATGCCTAAAACATTAAAAAGATTATTTGATAAAACTTATCAGGCGAATGACAAACTTGCCTATAGTAATTTCATTATCGAGTTGGAAAATGATAAACAGCATGCTGTTGTTTATTTACAAACAAAAGATAAAGTCATCAAGCTTTTAAGATTCAAAGGAAAAATCTCATCTAAAGATAAGCAGGATTTTGGCGACTATGCTTATGCTGAAGAAATAGAATGTTTTATTCCTTAA